The proteins below come from a single Carassius carassius chromosome 11, fCarCar2.1, whole genome shotgun sequence genomic window:
- the LOC132153016 gene encoding 1-phosphatidylinositol 3-phosphate 5-kinase-like isoform X4 yields the protein MAAEDKASSSSSAMDWSSEQPLSPTSPSHLTHFKPLTPEQDEPPLRSAYSSFVSLFRFSKEKMGANIAPAKKLAKLEEGRPPSVMEKSQSASSSPQGPRRNCSSPSNSKHGSETHRKHSELFRRTSTASEGRRKSEAPLGSHDPRSAVQLRTALKRLKEIMEGKSQDSDLKQYWMPDSQCKECYDCNEKFTTFRRRHHCRLCGQIFCSRCCNQEIPGKFMGYTGDLRACTYCRKIALSYAHSADSSSIGEDLSALSDSPCSVCVLEPTEPHTPVGGRKASRNIFLEEDLAWQSHQESQNSALSARLTAVQDDMGKSPARKRSASVTNLSLDRSGSSMVPAYESSVSPQNSRALSKTDHSEEERKILLDSSQLKDLWKKICHNSTGMEFQDHRYWLRTYPNCIVGKELVNWLLRNGTISTRAQAIAIGQALVDGRWLDCVTHHDQIFRDEYALYRPLQNTEFSETPSPDSESVNSLEGHSEPSWFKDIKFDDSDTEQLADENEYVTPNSASPSKRTSVSSFHSTVDSDSAASININVEQDNVNFHIKKQAKYPHVPPYPAGQKSMEPHDPFTPENDIHAPMEVLLSEDGGQQISISDAFIKESLFNRRVEEKAKEMLFTPLGWHHSSLDQLREENGEKKAMERLLSANHSHMMALLQQLLYSESLSLSWRDIIVPVVRQVVQMVRPDVRNCDDDMDIRQFVHIKKIPGGKKFDSAVVNGFVCTKNIAHKKMNPYIKNPKILLLKCSIEYLYREETKFTCIDPIVLQEHEFLKNYVQRIADVRPNLVLVEKTVSRIAQDMLLEHGISLVINVKPQVLDRVSRMTQGDLVISMDQLLTKPRLGTCHKFYLHSFQLPNDEMKTLMFFDGCPPQLGCTIKLRGASEYELARVKEIIIFMVCVAYHSQLEISFLMDEFAMPPSLPESSSFPCLLESTTLEEEEETGGEWESQDNDGSTLGDENLTLLPEGDFEPGLQEVIKAHSRVPSISESSHKDGESPRININASVASFSGGEEEVIKTSTPLSSFTSSLPQPVSPPFLISDLKETSQEVIKGSGEEEKNKELEEMVHQDSTSSETSLPPARLFRDPLQDDTGLFVAEHVTSSDDRLKSISALFKQELKDIILCISPFTTFREPFLLTADGLHCPSRDYFPEQVYLSPLLNKDLKELDGRRKRQLLKESGPSSGSLTNGTVSHQRTIQILSCHKLTGARIVEQLGSSQELARILADYRAQGGRIRQREGMQFREAPPTKTPIKSDSEEDKGVGLNEMTWATKLDCLNPINHQRLCVLFSSSSAQSNNAPNPCVSPWIVTMEFYGKNDLTLGVFLERYCFRPSYQCPSMYCETPMVHHIRRFVHGNGCVQIVLKELDSPVPGYQHTILNYSWCRVCKQVTPVVPLSNDSWSMSFAKYLELRFYGNQYTRRANAEPCGHSIHKDYHQYFSYNQMVASFSYISVRLFEICLPPPKIIIRSQGPSKASLQQDLKDFSHKVAQVYLAIDDRLTSLKTDTFSKTREEKMEDMFAQKDMEESELRGWIEKLQVRLQTSAMDSPQQLQAVLESVVVKKQGLCETLQSWNNRLQDLFQQEKGRKRLSVPPSPGRHRQSTLDESKTSALETSPRNPSPVVPNGEKEDRHLNTFPSSSGSSSLLQLPSPAEQAPDVITSGPSFPDLDSVSIPEDMWEGHLLGSSDSQVKEKSTMKTILANLLPGNSYNPIPLPFDPDKHYLMYEHERVPIAVCEREPSSIIAFALSCKEYKTALEELTKTTAKTGADDISQAISSGESRAKNSPAKPSESSTSQLSRSSVDADPLSKELESGDKQKKQTGNPHIELQFSDANAKFYCRIYYAEEFHKMREEIMESSEDDFVRSLSHCVNWQARGGKSGAVFYATEDDRFILKQLPRLEVQSFLDFAPHYFTYITGAVQQKRPTALAKILGVFRIGYKNSQNNTEKKLDLLVMENLFYGRKMAQLFDLKGSLRNRNVKTELGKENCEVVLLDENLLKLVHDNPLYIRSHCKAILRAAILSDAHFLSSHLIIDYSLLVGRDDATKELVVGIIDYIRTFTWDKKLEMVVKSTGILGGQGKMPTVVSPELYRARFCEAMDKYFLMVPDHWTGLGLNC from the exons ATGGCTGCCGAAGACAAGGCTTCCTCCTCGTCCTCTGCGATGGACTGGAGCTCCGAGCAGCCACTCTCACCCACCAGTCCGTCCCATCTAACGCACTTCAAACCCCTGACCCCCGAGCAGGACGAGCCGCCCCTGCGCTCCGCCTACAGCTCCTTTGTCAGTCTGTTCCGCTTCAGCAAAG AAAAAATGGGTGCAAACATTGCACCAGCAAAAAAACTTGCTAAACTTG AGGAAGGACGGCCTCCTTCAGTGATGGAGAAAAGTCAGTCGGCTTCATCATCACCGCAGGGGCCGCGGCGCAACTGCTCCAGTCCCTCCAATTCTAAACATGGCTCCGAAACCCACAGGAAACATTCTGAACTTTTCAGAAGAACCTCCACTGCTTCAG AGGGTCGACGGAAATCAGAAGCACCTCTAGGCAGCCACGATCCCCGATCAGCTGTCCAGCTGCGCACAGCCCTCAAGAGACTCAAGGAGATCATGGAAGGGAAAAGTCAG GACAGTGATCTGAAACAGTACTGGATGCCGGACAGCCAGTGTAAAGAGTGCTATGACTGCAATGAGAAATTCACAACCTTTCGACGCCGTCACCATTGTCGACTCTGCGGTCAAATTTTTTGCAGCCGTTGCTGCAACCAGGAAATTCCTGGCAAGTTCATGGGCTATACGG GTGATTTACGGGCTTGTACGTACTGTCGCAAGATAGCACTGAGCTACGCTCACTCAGCTGACTCGAGCTCCATCGGAGAAGATCTCAGCGCCCTGTCAGACTCCCCCTGCTCAGTGTGTGTCCTGGAGCCCACCGAACCGCACACACCTGTGGGGGGCCGCAAAGCCAGCCGGAACATCTTCCTGGAAGAGGACCTGGCCTGGCAAAG TCATCAGGAATCTCAGAACAGTGCTCTCAGTGCCAGACTTACAGCAGTCCAGGATGATATGGGCAAGTCACCAGCCAGAAAGAG GTCAGCTAGTGTGACCAACTTGTCCTTGGACCGTTCTGGCTCATCCATGGTTCCTGCCTACGAGAGTTCAGTTAGCCCACAGAACAGCCGAGCCCTATCCAAGACTGACCACAGCGAAGAGGAGAGAAAGATCTTGCTG GATTCTTCTCAACTTAAAGATCTTTGGAAGAAGATTTGCCACAACAGTACAGGAATGGAGTTCCAGGACCATCGGTACTGGCTGCGTACTTACCCCAACTGCATTGTGGGTAAAGAGTTAGTCAACTGGCTCTTACGAAATGGCACTATTTCAACTAG GGCCCAGGCTATAGCTATTGGACAGGCTTTGGTAGACGGCCGCTGGCTTGACTGCGTTACCCATCATGATCAGATCTTCCGTGATGAGTATGCCTTATATCGCCCCCTCCAG AACACAGAGTTCTCAGAAACCCCTTCTCCAGACAGCGAGAGTGTGAATTCCCTGGAGGGACACTCCGAACCTTCATGGTTTAAAGACATCAAGTTTGATGACAGTGACACTGAGCAGCTAGCTGATGAAAATGAATATGTCACACCGA ATTCGGCCAGCCCCAGCAAAAGAACTTCTGTCAGCAGTTTCCATTCTACAGTGGACAGTGACTCAGCTGCCTCCATCAACATAAACGTTGAGCAGGACAATGTCAATTTTCACATCAAGAAGCAGGCCAAGTACCCACATGTGCCTCCTTACCCAGCTGGGCAAAAAAGTATGGAGCCCCATGACCCATTCACCCCAGAAAACGACATCCATGCACCAA TGGAAGTCCTGCTCTCTGAAGATGGAGGTCAGCAAATATCCATCAGTGATGCCTTTATTAAAG AGTCTTTGTTTAACCGGAGAGTTGAGGAGAAAGCTAAAGAGATGCTCTTCACACCTCTCGGCTGGCATCACAGCTCTCTGGACCAGCTGCGGGAAGAGAACGGGGAAAAAAAAGCAATGGAGCGTTTACT ATCTGCTAATCACAGTCACATGATGGCGCTGCTGCAGCAGCTGCTGTACAGCGAATCACTGTCTCTCTCCTGGCGTGACATTATTGTACCTGTGGTGAGGCAAGTTGTGCAGATGGTGCGACCGGATGTACGCAACTGCGATGATGACATGGATATTCGTCAGTTTGTACATATCAAGAAG ATTCCAGGAGGAAAGAAGTTTGACTCTGCTGTAGTAAACGGCTTCGTTTGCACAAAGAATATTGCACACAAAAAG ATGAACCCTTACATCAAAAACCCCAAGATCCTTCTCCTCAAATGCTCCATTGAGTATCTGTACAGAGAAGAGACCAAGTTCACTTGCATTGACCCAATTGTGTTACAG GAGCATGAGTTTCTGAAGAACTATGTTCAGAGGATTGCTGACGTCCGACCGAACCTGGTGCTGGTGGAGAAGACTGTGTCCCGTATCGCTCAGGACATGCTGCTGGAACACGGCATTAGCCTTGTGATTAATGTCAAACCT CAAGTCCTGGACCGTGTGAGTCGAATGACTCAAGGAGATTTAGTCATTTCAATGGATCAGCTTCTTACAAAACCTCGTTTGGGTACCTGCCATAAATTTTACCTGCATTCCTTCCAGCTTCCAAATG aTGAAATGAAGACCCTTATGTTTTTTGATGGCTGTCCTCCTCAGCTGGGCTGCACCATCAAACTCCGTGGTGCTTCAGAGTATGAGCTGGCACGGGTGAAAGAGATCATCATTTTCATGGTGTGTGTGGCTTACCACTCACAGCTGGAGATCTCTTTCCTCATGGATGAGTTTGCTATGCCTCCTAGCCTGCCTGAGAGTTCCTCTTTCCCATGTCTGCTGGAAAGCACCActttggaggaagaggaggaaactGGTGGGGAATGGGAGAGCCAAGATAATGATGGTTCTACATTGGGGGATGAGAACCTCACACTTCTTCCAGAAGGAGACTTTGAGCCAGGGCTACAGGAGGTCATCAAAGCCCACAGTAGAGTGCCTTCCATCTCTGAATCTTCTCATAAAGATGGAGAAAGCCCcagaataaatataaatgcttCAGTTGCTTCCTTCTCTGGAGGAGAAGAAGAGGTTATAAAGACCTCCACCCCCCTTTCATCCTTCACTTCAAGTCTTCCCCAGCCAGTGTCACCACCTTTCCTTATTTCAGACCTGAAAGAGACATCACAGGAAGTGATTAAAGGCTCAGGTGAGGAGGAGAAGAATAAAGAGCTGGAGGAGATGGTCCATCAGGACAGCACAAGCTCTGAGACCTCCCTCCCACCCGCACGGCTCTTCAGGGACCCTTTACAGGATGACACAGGCCTGTTTGTCGCCGAACATGTAACTTCTTCAGATGACCGCCTTAAATCCATCTCAGCTTTGTTTAAACAGGAGCTTAAAGACATTATCCTCTGCATTTCACCGTTTACTACCTTTCGGGAGCCGTTCCTGCTCACGGCTGATGGACTGCATTGTCCTAGTCGGGATTATTTCCCAGAACAGGTTTACCTCTCTCCTCTTTTGAATAAGGACTTGAAAGAGCTGGACGGACGCCGCAAGAGGCAGCTGCTGAAAGAGTCTGGCCCGAGTTCTGGCAGCCTGACCAATGGTACTGTGTCGCACCAACGGACCATCCAGATTTTGTCCTGTCACAAACTCACAGGTGCCCGTATAGTAGAGCAGCTAGGCAGTAGTCAGGAGCTGGCACGCATACTGGCTGACTATCGTGCCCAGGGAGGGCGCATTCGGCAAAGGGAAGGAATGCAGTTTCGTGAAGCCCCACCCACAAAGACGCCAATAAAGTCAGACAGTGAAGAAGATAAAGGGGTAGGACTCAATGAAATGACCTGGGCTACTAAG ttgGACTGTTTAAATCCAATCAACCATCAGAGGCTCTGTGTGCTGTTCAGTAGCTCATCAGCGCAATCTAATAATGCCCCAAACCCCTGCGTCAGTCCATG GATTGTAACAATGGAGTTTTACGGAAAGAATGACTTGACTCTTGGCGTATTTCTGGAGAGATACTGTTTCAG ACCCTCTTACCAGTGCCCCAGCATGTACTGTGAGACCCCCATGGTTCACCACATCCGGCGCTTTGTCCACGGTAACGGCTGTGTCCAGATTGTTCTGAAAGAGCTGGATTCGCCTGTACCTGGATATCAGCACACAATCCTCAACTACTCTTGGTGCCGTGTCTGTAAACAG GTGACTCCTGTAGTCCCTTTGTCTAATGACTCCTGGTCCATGTCCTTCGCCAAGTATCTAGAGCTCCGTTTCTATGGTAACCAGTACACCCGCCGGGCCAATGCCGAGCCTTGTGGCCACTCCATCCATAAAGATTATCACCAATACTTCTCCTACAACCAGATGGTGGCTTCATTCAG CTACATCTCAGTGAGGCTATTCGAGATCTGTCTGcctcctccaaaaatcatcatcagGAGCCAGGGCCCCTCTAAAGCCAGCTTGCAGCAGGACCTCAAAGACTTCTCCCATAA GGTGGCTCAGGTGTATCTGGCCATAGATGACCGTCTCACCTCCTTAAAAACTGACACCTTCAGCAAGACTAGAGAAGAAAAAATGGAGGACATGTTTGCACAGAAAGAT ATGGAGGAATCCGAGCTTCGTGGCTGGATAGAAAAGCTACAAGTGCGTCTGCAGACAAGCGCGATGGACTCGCCACAACAACTACAGGCTGTTCTGGAGTCAGTGGTGGTCAAGAAGCAGGGTTTGTGTGAGACCTTACAGTCCTGGAACAACAG ACTTCAGGACTTGTTCCAGCAAGAAAAAGGCAGGAAGCGTCTGTCTGTTCCTCCCAGCCCTGGCAGACACAGACAATCTACATTAGATGAGAGCAAG ACTAGTGCTTTGGAGACCTCTCCTCGTAACCCATCCCCTGTGGTCCCAAATGGAGAGAAAG AGGACCGTCATCTCAACACTTTTCCGTCAAGTTCAGGGTCTTCATCATTACTTCAGTTACCGTCTCCGGCTGAACAAGCTCCAGATGTCATCACGAGCGGACCATCTTTTCCTGATCTGGACTCTGTCAGCATCCCAGAGG ACATGTGGGAGGGGCACTTACTTGGTTCCAGTGACAGTCAAGTAAAGGAAAAGTCCACCATGAAAACCATCCTGGCCAACCTGTTACCAGGCAACAGCTACAATCCCATCCCGTTACCTTT TGACCCAGACAAGCACTATTTGATGTATGAGCACGAGAGAGTTCCTAtagctgtgtgtgagagagagcccaGCTCCATCATTGCCTTTGCACTCAG CTGTAAAGAGTATAAAACTGCCCTTGAAGAGCTTACAAAGACAACAGCAAAGACTGGAGCTGATGACATATCTCAGGCCATTAG TTCTGGAGAAAGTAGAGCGAAGAACAGCCCGGCCAAACCTAGTGAAAGCAGCACGTCACAGTTGAGCCGCAGCAGCGTTGATGCTGACCCACTCAGTA AGGAGCTTGAAAGTGGAGACAAACAAAAGAAGCAGACAGGAAACCCACACATTGAGCTGC AGTTCTCCGACGCAAATGCCAAGTTTTACTGCCGGATTTACTACGCCGAGGAGTTCCATAAAATGCGGGAAGAGATTATGGAGAGCTCGGAGGATGATTTTGTGCGATCGCTCTCCCACTGTGTCAACTGGCAGGCTCGTGGCGGGAAGTCTGGTGCAGTTTTCTATGCTACTGAAG ATGATCGGTTTATTCTGAAGCAGTTGCCCAGATTAGAGGTCCAGTCCTTCTTAGACTTCGCACCCCACTACTTCACTTACATCACAGGAGCAGTTCAGCAAAAA CGACCCACAGCACTTGCTAAGATTCTGGGAGTGTTCCGTATCGGCTACAAGAACTCCCAGAACAACACAGAAAAGAAACTGGACCTGTTGGTGATGGAAAACCTTTTCTATGGGCGAAAGATGGCACAG CTGTTTGACCTGAAGGGATCCCTGAGAAACAGGAACGTTAAGACTGAACTTGGAAAGGAGAACTGTGAGGTGGTGCTCCTGGATGAGAACCTCCTCAAACTGGTGCATGACAATCCTCTTTATATTCGCTCACACTGCAAGGCCATTCTGCGTGCTGCCATCCTCAGTGATGCCCACTTCCTGTCCAGCCACCTCATCATTGATTATTCCCTGTTGGTGGGCCGTGACGATGCCACGAAGGAGCTAGTTGTGGGCATCATAG ATTATATCCGGACTTTCACATGGGATAAAAAGCTGGAGATGGTGGTCAAATCTACTGGGATTCTCGGAGGCCAAG GTAAAATGCCCACGGTGGTGTCACCAGAGCTGTATCGAGCACGTTTCTGTGAAGCCATGGACAAATATTTCCTCATGGTCCCTGATCACTGGACAGGTCTTGGGCTCAACTGCTGA